A genomic stretch from Embleya scabrispora includes:
- a CDS encoding GTP-binding protein has translation MALPVSDGAAADVYLADSVKIAAKILIVGHFAVGKTTFVGTMSEIRPLSTEETMTQAGAHVDDLTGAGRKTTTTVALDFGRLTLSDRLVLYLFGTPGQQRFARVWKDMTVGALGALVLIDPQRFDQSFDVIGLLEEYDVPYAVAVNRFDGSVEHPLEKLRAALDLLPDTPLVTCDARDRASSTEALMALVRYLQLRASKELA, from the coding sequence ATGGCCTTGCCCGTCTCTGACGGCGCCGCCGCGGACGTATACCTGGCCGACTCCGTCAAGATCGCGGCGAAGATCCTGATCGTGGGGCACTTCGCCGTCGGCAAGACCACCTTCGTCGGCACCATGTCCGAGATCCGTCCCCTCAGCACCGAGGAGACGATGACGCAGGCCGGCGCGCACGTCGACGATCTGACGGGCGCGGGACGCAAGACCACCACCACGGTCGCCCTGGACTTCGGCCGCCTCACCCTCAGCGACCGACTCGTGCTCTACCTGTTCGGCACCCCCGGGCAACAGCGCTTCGCCCGGGTGTGGAAGGACATGACCGTCGGCGCACTCGGCGCGCTCGTCCTGATCGACCCCCAGCGCTTCGACCAATCCTTCGACGTCATCGGCCTGTTGGAGGAGTACGACGTGCCCTACGCCGTCGCCGTCAACCGGTTCGACGGCTCCGTCGAACATCCCCTGGAGAAGCTGCGCGCGGCGCTCGACCTGCTGCCGGACACGCCGCTGGTCACCTGTGACGCCCGCGACCGCGCCTCCTCGACCGAGGCCCTGATGGCCCTCGTCCGCTACCTCCAGCTCCGGGCATCCAAGGAACTCGCGTGA
- a CDS encoding DUF742 domain-containing protein, translating into MTDDPAAKSDAADLVRPYVITRGRGHPTREGLDLVSLVIALPGDESPHILDPESTRLLALCRGGILSVAEVAGHLALPIGVVKVLLSDLMDTGLVATRRPIPAAELPKTRLLQEVLDGLARL; encoded by the coding sequence ATGACCGACGACCCCGCGGCGAAATCCGACGCCGCCGACTTGGTACGTCCCTACGTCATCACCCGCGGCCGCGGCCACCCGACCCGCGAGGGCCTGGACCTGGTCAGCCTGGTGATCGCGCTGCCCGGCGACGAGTCGCCGCACATCCTCGACCCCGAGAGCACCCGCCTGCTCGCCCTGTGCCGCGGCGGGATCCTGTCGGTCGCCGAGGTCGCCGGACACCTGGCCCTGCCCATCGGCGTGGTCAAGGTGCTGCTGTCCGATCTCATGGACACCGGCCTGGTCGCCACCCGTCGGCCCATTCCCGCCGCCGAACTCCCCAAGACCCGACTCCTGCAGGAGGTGCTGGATGGCCTTGCCCGTCTCTGA